One Cyanobacteria bacterium QS_8_64_29 genomic window, AACGCGCCGCTTGCGCTCGCTGAAGCGATGATTGCGCCCGTTCCCAAGCAGCGGATCGCCCGTTCGGCTATCGCTCTACTGGCTGCGCTTGCACTAGTGGTGCCGGCTGCCCCGGCCGCCGCGCAAGGGGTGGGCGAGGACTACGACCGGCAGTTTTTGGTCGAGGCTGACTTTGCCGGTCAGGACCTGCGCGAGGTCAGCTTTATCAAGGCCAACCTGCGCAATAGCGATTTCTCGGGCGCCGACCTCATGGGGGCGAACCTGTTTGCCGCCAACCTGGAAGGCGCCAATTTAGAAGGGGCCAACTTGCGGTTGGCAACCCTAGACTCGGCGCGCATGAGCTATACCAACCTCAAAAACGCCATTCTGGAAGAGACCTTTGCCGCCAACACCAACTTTGACGGCGCCACCATCGAGGGGGCTGACTTCACGGACGCGCTGCTGAGCCCAGACACGCGCCTCCAGCTCTGCCAGCACGCCCAAGGCACCAATCCCCAAACCGGTCGCGCCACGCGCGAGACCTTGCGCTGCCGCTAGAGCACTCCTGGTCTCAGCTGCGTCCGGAAGCCGGGATGTCCAAGATCTGGGCGATGGAGAACTGGCGCTGCCGATCCAGCGCCTCAATTTGGCGCTGGGCGTTGTAGAACTCGCGGCAGTAGTACTGCCAGCGCTCAGGCTGAGTGTTGGGATCGAGCTGCTGCCAGCGCTGCAGGCAATAGTGCTTGTGCTTTTCGTACAGCGATCGCTCCATGGCCGCGATCGCGGCGCTCACCACCAGTGAGGCGCGGCTGATGTCGCGCTCGCCTTTCTCGTCCAGATAGAACAGGTGGGCGAGCTGCTGCCACTGCTGCGGAAAATCGGCACTTTGCTCGCGCAGCTCGGCCAGCAGCGAGTTGCCCGACGCACCATCCCCATCGGACTGGGGTGCCTGCGCGGTCAGGATTTGCTGCCACAAAAAGCGGTGGGGGGTCTGGCTGAAGGTCAGTTCCTTGGTTTCGATCGCCTCGGCGATCGCCGG contains:
- a CDS encoding low-complexity protein — encoded protein: MIAPVPKQRIARSAIALLAALALVVPAAPAAAQGVGEDYDRQFLVEADFAGQDLREVSFIKANLRNSDFSGADLMGANLFAANLEGANLEGANLRLATLDSARMSYTNLKNAILEETFAANTNFDGATIEGADFTDALLSPDTRLQLCQHAQGTNPQTGRATRETLRCR